From the genome of Lotus japonicus ecotype B-129 chromosome 6, LjGifu_v1.2, one region includes:
- the LOC130724147 gene encoding neryl diphosphate diphosphatase, chloroplastic-like gives MLIFSSSYKPLHKLNIHQSFKANAEAKSSCFTQSMISCMDANYFKQALMVKEAKHVYKKLICEDPMECLQMTDIIQRIGIEHHFEEEIEAALQKQHLMLSSDLSDFVNSHQLYEIALTFRLLRQGGHHVSADLFEFLNFDKRKFKEKYGEDVKGLIALYEASQLSIEGEDRLDNTGYLVCELLREWLSRHQDSGEATSVANTLQDPFHYGLSRFMDRRVLLRDFKAKNEWTCLEELAQINSCIITFMNQNEIIEVSKWWRGLRLAKEMEFAGYQPLTGYMWPMACYTDPHLSNERIEITKPISLIYIIDDIFDVYGTLDQLALFTDAVNRWELAGTEQLPDFMKSCLSTLYNITNDFAEMIYEKHGFNPIDTLKKSWVQFLNACLVSAHWLKSSHLPKAEEYLNNEIVSTGVHVMLIHAFFLLDHGITKETVAIMEDNFPNIIYSVAKILRHSDDLEGAKNEQNGLDGSYLDCYMNEHQDISAEDVHRHVAHLILDEWKCLNREILTPNPFPSSFTKICLNAARMVPLMYHYHSNPSLSNFQKDVKSLVNVGAENVKYLYVLKGGY, from the exons ATGCTCATTTTCTCGAGTTCTTATAAACCACTGCACAAGTTAAACATTCACCAGTCTTTTAAAGCTAACGCTGAAGCAAAGTCTAGCTGTTTTACTCAAAGCATGATTTCCTGCATG GATGCCAACTATTTCAAACAAGCATTGATGGTGAAGGAAGCTAAGCATGTATACAAGAAACTTATTTGTGAGGATCCAATGGAGTGTTTGCAAATGACTGACATCATCCAAAGGATTGGCATTGAACATCACTTTGAAGAGGAGATTGAAGCAGCTCTTCAAAAACAACATTTGATGTTGAGCAGCGATCTCAGTGATTTTGTCAATAGCCATCAACTCTATGAAATTGCACTTACATTCCGCTTGCTGAGACAAGGAGGTCATCATGTCAGTGCAG ATTTATTTGAATTCTTGAATTTTGACAAAAGAAAGTTCAAAGAAAAATATGGTGAAGATGTGAAGGGTCTGATTGCCCTGTATGAAGCATCCCAGCTAAGTATTGAAGGGGAAGACAGACTTGACAATACAGGGTACCTCGTCTGTGAGCTTCTTCGTGAATGGTTATCAAGACATCAAGACAGTGGTGAAGCTACAAGTGTTGCCAACACTCTTCAGGATCCATTTCATTATGGCTTGTCAAGATTCATGGATAGAAGAGTATTACTCCGAGATTTCAAGGCCAAGAATGAATGGACTTGTTTAGAGGAACTTGCTCAAATCAATTCATGCATAATTACGTTCATGAACCAGAATGAAATCATTGAAGTTTCCAA ATGGTGGAGGGGCCTTAGATTGGCTAAAGAGATGGAGTTTGCCGGGTATCAACCTCTTACGGGGTACATGTGGCCAATGGCATGCTACACAGACCCACACTTATCAAACGAAAGGATTGAGATCACCAAACCTATTTCTCTAATCTACATTATTGATGACATTTTTGATGTCTATGGGACATTAGACCAACTTGCCTTATTTACAGATGCTGTTAACAG ATGGGAATTGGCTGGCACTGAGCAACTTCCAGACTTCATGAAAAGTTGTTTAAGTACTCTTTACAACATTACCAATGATTTCGCTGAAATGATCTATGAAAAGCATGGTTTCAACCCTATAGATACACTTAAAAAATCG TGGGTGCAATTCTTGAATGCTTGCTTAGTTTCTGCACATTGGTTGAAATCTAGTCACTTGCCAAAGGCAGAGGAGTACTTGAACAATGAAATTGTGAGCACAGGAGTGCACGTGATGCTTATCCATGCATTCTTCCTGTTGGATCACGGTATAACTAAGGAAACTGTTGCTATTATGGAAGACAACTTCCCCAATATTATATACTCAGTGGCGAAAATTCTTCGTCATTCTGATGATTTGGAGGGAGCTAAG AATGAACAAAATGGTCTTGATGGGTCGTACCTGGATTGCTATATGAATGAACACCAAGACATTTCAGCTGAAGATGTACATAGGCATGTTGCTCACTTGATTTTAGATGAGTGGAAATGTCTCAATCGAGAAATCCTCACCCCAAATCCATTTCCATCATCATTTACCAAAATCTGCCTCAATGCGGCACGAATGGTACCTCTAATGTATCACTACCATAGCAATCCAAGCCTCTCCAATTTTCAGAAAGATGTCAAGTCACTAGTTAATGTTGGTGCTGAGAACGTAAAATATTTATACGTTCTCAAAGGCGGTTATTAG